A region from the Vanacampus margaritifer isolate UIUO_Vmar chromosome 5, RoL_Vmar_1.0, whole genome shotgun sequence genome encodes:
- the LOC144052330 gene encoding uncharacterized protein LOC144052330 isoform X2 → MSVMRRQRAKVKPKEEAAYFSSLGKEKHGFTIKYINSFKGRGVFSTCSFQKGDFLIEYRGELVSKQERENRLRVYHDALKVFMFEFRFNGKTLCIDAARDDNSLGRLVNDEHISPNSKMQRITVDGQPHLCLFATKDIEPGEEITYNYGNFDFPWRLKVSTEKQPDEDTAITDCAKVDQVSIEAQPEEDAAVMECAKVDQVSIEAQPEEDAAVMECAKVDQVSIEAQPEEDAAVMECAKVDQVSIEAQPDEDAAVMECAKVDQKCKHQVVNSLVSSLDKCAVCFGPFAALKWNGIQCNVCFSVWHISCFKNAKLLDDEDHLPLVADVASSSEDSSAEEYIPDSQSSSDTSYIEPLSEILKSEGLPGIGNEETAHPDCTERLEAFEEAEQLQAAGGVQKSNTENEPFKESTGTEEDEICSSNISSENKKNYCCICGKPQTKFARHLKTHEKTYADVAQVLALPKGSKERKKMLDKLRNKGNFEHNKDVMQSGTGLLKIKRKPKNKYDPKEYVHCIYCQGMFLRRVLWRHVRKCSMKAEEESPGPGKTRVLTLARMSESVHSQPISQGVWKLLSVMNDDDVAAIVRRDFCILQLAQSFFNKHGQDPTKFEYVRQKLREVGRLLLILRTEFSLFTFEEAVKPANFHLVVQAVKKVSGFDEEKHCYKTPSLALKLGHSLHKICDILHCRALMSGDKEMQNSAKTFQKLQSSKWSELVSHTAFTEDVQRLHRHLETTGSLASENLDKIPSTKVYGELCRVTLAKIILFNRRRGGEVAKMQLKSFLQRDTADLHKDVAVGLTKFEQKLCKHFSRVEIRGKRGRKVAVLLSPDMVDSLTQPINKRKDCEVPEENIFLFARPNCLTPYRGSDCLRTYANECGAQNPEHLRSTQLRKHVATLSQVLNLKNHELDQVADFLGHDIRVHREYYRLPEATTQLAKISKLLIAMEKGTLASLQGKTLEEIEIEDTIDVTASEQSAESEAEEYEPQSFQQTNMDIPPTDDPQEGTSRGAETLWQPVKKPSGPTHDIPPTDDPQEGTSRGMVKSHNVMLYFCVFAHSDGLSDFRHRIGASRLGRHILTVPQMPCKHMSDNDTWAPPHY, encoded by the exons CATTGATGCAGCCAGAGACGATAATTCACTTGGGAGACTCGTCAATGATGAACACATCAGCCCAAACAGCAAAATGCAGAGAATCACTGTAGACGGACAGCCCCATCTCTGTTTGTTTGCGACAAAGGACATTGAGCCAGGGGAGGAAATAACCTACAACTATGGCAATTTTGATTTTCCATGGAGACTAAAG gtttccactgaaaaacaacctgatgaagacacagcgatcacagactgcgccaaagttgaccag GTTTCAATTGAAGCACAACCTGAGGAAGACGCAGCTGTGATGGAATgtgccaaagttgaccag GTTTCAATTGAAGCACAACCCGAGGAAGACGCAGCTGTGATGGAATgtgccaaagttgaccag GTTTCAATTGAAGCACAACCTGAGGAAGACGCAGCTGTGATGGAATgtgccaaagttgaccag GTTTCAATTGAAGCACAACCCGATGAAGACGCAGCTGTGATGGAATgtgccaaagttgaccag aagtgtaaacatcaggtGGTTAATTCACTTGTGTCGAGCCTGGATAAatgtgctgtatgttttggaccttttgCTGCACTAAAATGGAATGGTATTCAATGCAATG ttTGCTTCAGCGTCTGGCACATATCCTGCTTTAAAAATGCGAAACTGCTCGACGATGAAGACCACCTAcctttg gttgctgatgtcgctagttcaagtgaggattcatcagcagaggaatataTTCCAGATTCACAAAGTTCTTCAGACACTTCGTACATTGAACCGctttcagaaattctgaaatccgaaggtCTTCCAGGAATCGGCAATGAGGAAACTGCCCATCCTGATTGTACAGAGCGTCTTGAGGCTTTTGAAGAGGCTGAACAATTACAAGCAGCAGGAGGAGTTCAGAAGAGCAATACAGAAAATGAACCTTTTAAAGAGAGTACAGGAACTGAGGAAGATGAGATTTGTTCTTCAAACAtatcttcagaaaacaagaaaaattacTGCTGTATATGTGGAAAACCTCAAACCAAATTTGCCCGTCACTTGAAAACCCATGAGAAGACATATGCGGATGTTGCTCAAGTTTTGGCACTCCCCAAAGGCTCTAAGGAGcgtaaaaaaatgttggacaAACTCAGGAACAAAGGGAATTTTGAACACAACAAAGATGTAATGCAAAGTGGGACTGGATTGCTGAAAATTAAACGCAAACCGAAAAATAAGTATGACCCAAAAGAATATGTGCACTGCATCTATTGCCAAGGAATGTTTCTTCGGAGGGTGCTGTGGCGACATGTTAGAAAATGCTCCATGAAAGCAGAGGAAGAGAGTCCTGGTCCTGGAAAAACCAGGGTCTTAACTTTGGCCAGAATGTCTGAGTCAGTCCACAGCCAGCCAATATCCCAAGGTGTTTGGAAGCTGTTGAGTGTGatgaatgatgatgacgtcGCTGCTATTGTGCGCAGAGACTTTTGCATTCTTCAGTTGGCCCAATCGTTTTTCAATAAACATGGTCAAGatcccaccaaatttgaatatGTCCGGCAGAAGCTTCGAGAAGTTGGAAGACTACTTCTGATACTGCGGACAGAATTTTCACTCTTTACCTTCGAGGAAGCTGTAAAACCGGCAAATTTTCATTTAGTAGTTCAAGCTGTCAAGAAGGTGTCTGGATTTGACGAAGAAAAGCACTGCTACAAAACTCCAAGCCTCGCCCTGAAGTTGGGCCACTCTTTGCACAAGATATGTGACATCTTACACTGCAGGGCGCTAATGTCTGGAGACAAGGAAATGCAGAATTCAGCAAAGACTTTCCAAAAACTGCAAAGCTCAAAGTGGTCTGAGCTTGTGTCTCACACAG CTTTCACAGAAGACGTACAACGTCTCCACAGACATCTTGAAACAACTGGAAGTTTAGCATCTGAGAACTTGGACAAGATCCCATCAACAAAAGTCTATGGTGAACTTTGCAGAGTAACTTTAGCTAAAATAATTCTGTTCAACAGACGACGTGGAGGAGAAGTTGCCAAAATGCAACTAAAGAGCTTCCTTCAAAGGGACACAGCTGACCTCCATAAAGATGTGGCAGTTGGCCTGACAAAGTTTGAACAAAAACTGTGCAAACATTTCAGCCGTGTGGAAATTAGGGGCAAAAGAGGGCGAAAAGTTGCTGTTTTGCTATCACCAGACATGGTTGATTCTCTGACACAGCCcattaacaaaagaaaagattgtgaAGTTCCAGAggagaacatttttttgtttgcaagaCCCAACTGTTTGACTCCTTATAGAGGATCAGACTGTTTAAGAACCTATGCAAATGAGTGTGGGGCTCAAAATCCGGAACACCTCAGGTCAACGCAGTTACGCAAACATGTTGCCACATTGTCTCAAGTCCTGAACCTCAAGAACCATGAGCTGGACCAAGTTGCTGACTTCTTAGGGCATGATATTCGTGTCCACAGAGAATATTACAGGTTACCAGAGGCTACGACCCAGCTGGCTAAAATATCAAAACTACTTATTGCTATGGAGAAAGGAACCCTTGCAAGTCTTCAGGGAAAAACACTAGAAGAAATAGAGATTGAAG ATACTATCGACGTCACTGCTTCCGAACAAAGTGCAGAGAGTGAGGCTGAGGAATATGAACCCCAATCATTTCAACAAACTAATATGG atattcCACCTACAGATGATCCACAAGAAGGAACATCCAGAG GAGCCGAGACATTGTGGCAGCCTGTTAAAAAACCTTCAGGGCCCACACATG atattccaCCTACAGATGATCCACAAGAAGGAACATCCAGAGGTATGGTTAAGAGTCACAATGTAATgctgtacttttgtgtgtttgcacattcCGACGGACTTTCAGACTTCCGACATCGGATTGGGGCATCAAGGCTTGGGAGGCACATATTGACTGTACCGCAAATGCCATGCAAGCATATGTCTGATAACGATACTTGGGCACCCCCGCACTACTAA
- the LOC144052330 gene encoding uncharacterized protein LOC144052330 isoform X5 → MSVMRRQRAKVKPKEEAAYFSSLGKEKHGFTIKYINSFKGRGVFSTCSFQKGDFLIEYRGELVSKQERENRLRVYHDALKVFMFEFRFNGKTLCIDAARDDNSLGRLVNDEHISPNSKMQRITVDGQPHLCLFATKDIEPGEEITYNYGNFDFPWRLKVSTEKQPDEDTAITDCAKVDQVSIEAQPEEDAAVMECAKVDQVSIEAQPDEDAAVMECAKVDQKCKHQVVNSLVSSLDKCAVCFGPFAALKWNGIQCNVCFSVWHISCFKNAKLLDDEDHLPLVADVASSSEDSSAEEYIPDSQSSSDTSYIEPLSEILKSEGLPGIGNEETAHPDCTERLEAFEEAEQLQAAGGVQKSNTENEPFKESTGTEEDEICSSNISSENKKNYCCICGKPQTKFARHLKTHEKTYADVAQVLALPKGSKERKKMLDKLRNKGNFEHNKDVMQSGTGLLKIKRKPKNKYDPKEYVHCIYCQGMFLRRVLWRHVRKCSMKAEEESPGPGKTRVLTLARMSESVHSQPISQGVWKLLSVMNDDDVAAIVRRDFCILQLAQSFFNKHGQDPTKFEYVRQKLREVGRLLLILRTEFSLFTFEEAVKPANFHLVVQAVKKVSGFDEEKHCYKTPSLALKLGHSLHKICDILHCRALMSGDKEMQNSAKTFQKLQSSKWSELVSHTALTTLHEEHFNKASTLPFTEDVQRLHRHLETTGSLASENLDKIPSTKVYGELCRVTLAKIILFNRRRGGEVAKMQLKSFLQRDTADLHKDVAVGLTKFEQKLCKHFSRVEIRGKRGRKVAVLLSPDMVDSLTQPINKRKDCEVPEENIFLFARPNCLTPYRGSDCLRTYANECGAQNPEHLRSTQLRKHVATLSQVLNLKNHELDQVADFLGHDIRVHREYYRLPEATTQLAKISKLLIAMEKGTLASLQGKTLEEIEIEDTIDVTASEQSAESEAEEYEPQSFQQTNMDIPPTDDPQEGTSRGAETLWQPVKKPSGPTHDIPPTDDPQEGTSRGMVKSHNVMLYFCVFAHSDGLSDFRHRIGASRLGRHILTVPQMPCKHMSDNDTWAPPHY, encoded by the exons CATTGATGCAGCCAGAGACGATAATTCACTTGGGAGACTCGTCAATGATGAACACATCAGCCCAAACAGCAAAATGCAGAGAATCACTGTAGACGGACAGCCCCATCTCTGTTTGTTTGCGACAAAGGACATTGAGCCAGGGGAGGAAATAACCTACAACTATGGCAATTTTGATTTTCCATGGAGACTAAAG gtttccactgaaaaacaacctgatgaagacacagcgatcacagactgcgccaaagttgaccag GTTTCAATTGAAGCACAACCTGAGGAAGACGCAGCTGTGATGGAATgtgccaaagttgaccag GTTTCAATTGAAGCACAACCCGATGAAGACGCAGCTGTGATGGAATgtgccaaagttgaccag aagtgtaaacatcaggtGGTTAATTCACTTGTGTCGAGCCTGGATAAatgtgctgtatgttttggaccttttgCTGCACTAAAATGGAATGGTATTCAATGCAATG ttTGCTTCAGCGTCTGGCACATATCCTGCTTTAAAAATGCGAAACTGCTCGACGATGAAGACCACCTAcctttg gttgctgatgtcgctagttcaagtgaggattcatcagcagaggaatataTTCCAGATTCACAAAGTTCTTCAGACACTTCGTACATTGAACCGctttcagaaattctgaaatccgaaggtCTTCCAGGAATCGGCAATGAGGAAACTGCCCATCCTGATTGTACAGAGCGTCTTGAGGCTTTTGAAGAGGCTGAACAATTACAAGCAGCAGGAGGAGTTCAGAAGAGCAATACAGAAAATGAACCTTTTAAAGAGAGTACAGGAACTGAGGAAGATGAGATTTGTTCTTCAAACAtatcttcagaaaacaagaaaaattacTGCTGTATATGTGGAAAACCTCAAACCAAATTTGCCCGTCACTTGAAAACCCATGAGAAGACATATGCGGATGTTGCTCAAGTTTTGGCACTCCCCAAAGGCTCTAAGGAGcgtaaaaaaatgttggacaAACTCAGGAACAAAGGGAATTTTGAACACAACAAAGATGTAATGCAAAGTGGGACTGGATTGCTGAAAATTAAACGCAAACCGAAAAATAAGTATGACCCAAAAGAATATGTGCACTGCATCTATTGCCAAGGAATGTTTCTTCGGAGGGTGCTGTGGCGACATGTTAGAAAATGCTCCATGAAAGCAGAGGAAGAGAGTCCTGGTCCTGGAAAAACCAGGGTCTTAACTTTGGCCAGAATGTCTGAGTCAGTCCACAGCCAGCCAATATCCCAAGGTGTTTGGAAGCTGTTGAGTGTGatgaatgatgatgacgtcGCTGCTATTGTGCGCAGAGACTTTTGCATTCTTCAGTTGGCCCAATCGTTTTTCAATAAACATGGTCAAGatcccaccaaatttgaatatGTCCGGCAGAAGCTTCGAGAAGTTGGAAGACTACTTCTGATACTGCGGACAGAATTTTCACTCTTTACCTTCGAGGAAGCTGTAAAACCGGCAAATTTTCATTTAGTAGTTCAAGCTGTCAAGAAGGTGTCTGGATTTGACGAAGAAAAGCACTGCTACAAAACTCCAAGCCTCGCCCTGAAGTTGGGCCACTCTTTGCACAAGATATGTGACATCTTACACTGCAGGGCGCTAATGTCTGGAGACAAGGAAATGCAGAATTCAGCAAAGACTTTCCAAAAACTGCAAAGCTCAAAGTGGTCTGAGCTTGTGTCTCACACAGCTTTGACCACCTTACATGAGGAGCACTTTAACAAAGCATCCACTCTGCCTTTCACAGAAGACGTACAACGTCTCCACAGACATCTTGAAACAACTGGAAGTTTAGCATCTGAGAACTTGGACAAGATCCCATCAACAAAAGTCTATGGTGAACTTTGCAGAGTAACTTTAGCTAAAATAATTCTGTTCAACAGACGACGTGGAGGAGAAGTTGCCAAAATGCAACTAAAGAGCTTCCTTCAAAGGGACACAGCTGACCTCCATAAAGATGTGGCAGTTGGCCTGACAAAGTTTGAACAAAAACTGTGCAAACATTTCAGCCGTGTGGAAATTAGGGGCAAAAGAGGGCGAAAAGTTGCTGTTTTGCTATCACCAGACATGGTTGATTCTCTGACACAGCCcattaacaaaagaaaagattgtgaAGTTCCAGAggagaacatttttttgtttgcaagaCCCAACTGTTTGACTCCTTATAGAGGATCAGACTGTTTAAGAACCTATGCAAATGAGTGTGGGGCTCAAAATCCGGAACACCTCAGGTCAACGCAGTTACGCAAACATGTTGCCACATTGTCTCAAGTCCTGAACCTCAAGAACCATGAGCTGGACCAAGTTGCTGACTTCTTAGGGCATGATATTCGTGTCCACAGAGAATATTACAGGTTACCAGAGGCTACGACCCAGCTGGCTAAAATATCAAAACTACTTATTGCTATGGAGAAAGGAACCCTTGCAAGTCTTCAGGGAAAAACACTAGAAGAAATAGAGATTGAAG ATACTATCGACGTCACTGCTTCCGAACAAAGTGCAGAGAGTGAGGCTGAGGAATATGAACCCCAATCATTTCAACAAACTAATATGG atattcCACCTACAGATGATCCACAAGAAGGAACATCCAGAG GAGCCGAGACATTGTGGCAGCCTGTTAAAAAACCTTCAGGGCCCACACATG atattccaCCTACAGATGATCCACAAGAAGGAACATCCAGAGGTATGGTTAAGAGTCACAATGTAATgctgtacttttgtgtgtttgcacattcCGACGGACTTTCAGACTTCCGACATCGGATTGGGGCATCAAGGCTTGGGAGGCACATATTGACTGTACCGCAAATGCCATGCAAGCATATGTCTGATAACGATACTTGGGCACCCCCGCACTACTAA
- the LOC144052330 gene encoding uncharacterized protein LOC144052330 isoform X1, which produces MSVMRRQRAKVKPKEEAAYFSSLGKEKHGFTIKYINSFKGRGVFSTCSFQKGDFLIEYRGELVSKQERENRLRVYHDALKVFMFEFRFNGKTLCIDAARDDNSLGRLVNDEHISPNSKMQRITVDGQPHLCLFATKDIEPGEEITYNYGNFDFPWRLKVSTEKQPDEDTAITDCAKVDQVSIEAQPEEDAAVMECAKVDQVSIEAQPEEDAAVMECAKVDQVSIEAQPEEDAAVMECAKVDQVSIEAQPDEDAAVMECAKVDQKCKHQVVNSLVSSLDKCAVCFGPFAALKWNGIQCNVCFSVWHISCFKNAKLLDDEDHLPLVADVASSSEDSSAEEYIPDSQSSSDTSYIEPLSEILKSEGLPGIGNEETAHPDCTERLEAFEEAEQLQAAGGVQKSNTENEPFKESTGTEEDEICSSNISSENKKNYCCICGKPQTKFARHLKTHEKTYADVAQVLALPKGSKERKKMLDKLRNKGNFEHNKDVMQSGTGLLKIKRKPKNKYDPKEYVHCIYCQGMFLRRVLWRHVRKCSMKAEEESPGPGKTRVLTLARMSESVHSQPISQGVWKLLSVMNDDDVAAIVRRDFCILQLAQSFFNKHGQDPTKFEYVRQKLREVGRLLLILRTEFSLFTFEEAVKPANFHLVVQAVKKVSGFDEEKHCYKTPSLALKLGHSLHKICDILHCRALMSGDKEMQNSAKTFQKLQSSKWSELVSHTALTTLHEEHFNKASTLPFTEDVQRLHRHLETTGSLASENLDKIPSTKVYGELCRVTLAKIILFNRRRGGEVAKMQLKSFLQRDTADLHKDVAVGLTKFEQKLCKHFSRVEIRGKRGRKVAVLLSPDMVDSLTQPINKRKDCEVPEENIFLFARPNCLTPYRGSDCLRTYANECGAQNPEHLRSTQLRKHVATLSQVLNLKNHELDQVADFLGHDIRVHREYYRLPEATTQLAKISKLLIAMEKGTLASLQGKTLEEIEIEDTIDVTASEQSAESEAEEYEPQSFQQTNMDIPPTDDPQEGTSRGAETLWQPVKKPSGPTHDIPPTDDPQEGTSRGMVKSHNVMLYFCVFAHSDGLSDFRHRIGASRLGRHILTVPQMPCKHMSDNDTWAPPHY; this is translated from the exons CATTGATGCAGCCAGAGACGATAATTCACTTGGGAGACTCGTCAATGATGAACACATCAGCCCAAACAGCAAAATGCAGAGAATCACTGTAGACGGACAGCCCCATCTCTGTTTGTTTGCGACAAAGGACATTGAGCCAGGGGAGGAAATAACCTACAACTATGGCAATTTTGATTTTCCATGGAGACTAAAG gtttccactgaaaaacaacctgatgaagacacagcgatcacagactgcgccaaagttgaccag GTTTCAATTGAAGCACAACCTGAGGAAGACGCAGCTGTGATGGAATgtgccaaagttgaccag GTTTCAATTGAAGCACAACCCGAGGAAGACGCAGCTGTGATGGAATgtgccaaagttgaccag GTTTCAATTGAAGCACAACCTGAGGAAGACGCAGCTGTGATGGAATgtgccaaagttgaccag GTTTCAATTGAAGCACAACCCGATGAAGACGCAGCTGTGATGGAATgtgccaaagttgaccag aagtgtaaacatcaggtGGTTAATTCACTTGTGTCGAGCCTGGATAAatgtgctgtatgttttggaccttttgCTGCACTAAAATGGAATGGTATTCAATGCAATG ttTGCTTCAGCGTCTGGCACATATCCTGCTTTAAAAATGCGAAACTGCTCGACGATGAAGACCACCTAcctttg gttgctgatgtcgctagttcaagtgaggattcatcagcagaggaatataTTCCAGATTCACAAAGTTCTTCAGACACTTCGTACATTGAACCGctttcagaaattctgaaatccgaaggtCTTCCAGGAATCGGCAATGAGGAAACTGCCCATCCTGATTGTACAGAGCGTCTTGAGGCTTTTGAAGAGGCTGAACAATTACAAGCAGCAGGAGGAGTTCAGAAGAGCAATACAGAAAATGAACCTTTTAAAGAGAGTACAGGAACTGAGGAAGATGAGATTTGTTCTTCAAACAtatcttcagaaaacaagaaaaattacTGCTGTATATGTGGAAAACCTCAAACCAAATTTGCCCGTCACTTGAAAACCCATGAGAAGACATATGCGGATGTTGCTCAAGTTTTGGCACTCCCCAAAGGCTCTAAGGAGcgtaaaaaaatgttggacaAACTCAGGAACAAAGGGAATTTTGAACACAACAAAGATGTAATGCAAAGTGGGACTGGATTGCTGAAAATTAAACGCAAACCGAAAAATAAGTATGACCCAAAAGAATATGTGCACTGCATCTATTGCCAAGGAATGTTTCTTCGGAGGGTGCTGTGGCGACATGTTAGAAAATGCTCCATGAAAGCAGAGGAAGAGAGTCCTGGTCCTGGAAAAACCAGGGTCTTAACTTTGGCCAGAATGTCTGAGTCAGTCCACAGCCAGCCAATATCCCAAGGTGTTTGGAAGCTGTTGAGTGTGatgaatgatgatgacgtcGCTGCTATTGTGCGCAGAGACTTTTGCATTCTTCAGTTGGCCCAATCGTTTTTCAATAAACATGGTCAAGatcccaccaaatttgaatatGTCCGGCAGAAGCTTCGAGAAGTTGGAAGACTACTTCTGATACTGCGGACAGAATTTTCACTCTTTACCTTCGAGGAAGCTGTAAAACCGGCAAATTTTCATTTAGTAGTTCAAGCTGTCAAGAAGGTGTCTGGATTTGACGAAGAAAAGCACTGCTACAAAACTCCAAGCCTCGCCCTGAAGTTGGGCCACTCTTTGCACAAGATATGTGACATCTTACACTGCAGGGCGCTAATGTCTGGAGACAAGGAAATGCAGAATTCAGCAAAGACTTTCCAAAAACTGCAAAGCTCAAAGTGGTCTGAGCTTGTGTCTCACACAGCTTTGACCACCTTACATGAGGAGCACTTTAACAAAGCATCCACTCTGCCTTTCACAGAAGACGTACAACGTCTCCACAGACATCTTGAAACAACTGGAAGTTTAGCATCTGAGAACTTGGACAAGATCCCATCAACAAAAGTCTATGGTGAACTTTGCAGAGTAACTTTAGCTAAAATAATTCTGTTCAACAGACGACGTGGAGGAGAAGTTGCCAAAATGCAACTAAAGAGCTTCCTTCAAAGGGACACAGCTGACCTCCATAAAGATGTGGCAGTTGGCCTGACAAAGTTTGAACAAAAACTGTGCAAACATTTCAGCCGTGTGGAAATTAGGGGCAAAAGAGGGCGAAAAGTTGCTGTTTTGCTATCACCAGACATGGTTGATTCTCTGACACAGCCcattaacaaaagaaaagattgtgaAGTTCCAGAggagaacatttttttgtttgcaagaCCCAACTGTTTGACTCCTTATAGAGGATCAGACTGTTTAAGAACCTATGCAAATGAGTGTGGGGCTCAAAATCCGGAACACCTCAGGTCAACGCAGTTACGCAAACATGTTGCCACATTGTCTCAAGTCCTGAACCTCAAGAACCATGAGCTGGACCAAGTTGCTGACTTCTTAGGGCATGATATTCGTGTCCACAGAGAATATTACAGGTTACCAGAGGCTACGACCCAGCTGGCTAAAATATCAAAACTACTTATTGCTATGGAGAAAGGAACCCTTGCAAGTCTTCAGGGAAAAACACTAGAAGAAATAGAGATTGAAG ATACTATCGACGTCACTGCTTCCGAACAAAGTGCAGAGAGTGAGGCTGAGGAATATGAACCCCAATCATTTCAACAAACTAATATGG atattcCACCTACAGATGATCCACAAGAAGGAACATCCAGAG GAGCCGAGACATTGTGGCAGCCTGTTAAAAAACCTTCAGGGCCCACACATG atattccaCCTACAGATGATCCACAAGAAGGAACATCCAGAGGTATGGTTAAGAGTCACAATGTAATgctgtacttttgtgtgtttgcacattcCGACGGACTTTCAGACTTCCGACATCGGATTGGGGCATCAAGGCTTGGGAGGCACATATTGACTGTACCGCAAATGCCATGCAAGCATATGTCTGATAACGATACTTGGGCACCCCCGCACTACTAA